Below is a genomic region from Panthera tigris isolate Pti1 chromosome E1, P.tigris_Pti1_mat1.1, whole genome shotgun sequence.
ggagagctggGGGGATAAGGACCCGGGGGACTCGCAGCGTGCGAAGGGGCGGGGGAGTGTCAAGGGAGATGCGCGCAGAAGGCGCTCGGCAGACCTCCGGGAGGCAGGGGCCCAGCTCCCGGAACCACCCACAGCCCCCTTTCGTCCTCTCTGCCCAGgccctctccagccccctccgCCCGGTCGCGGCCCCAGCCCCCGGCCGGGCTCCCCGGCCCAGCGGGCTTCCAGCAGCAACAGTTGCGGGGGCCGGCAGCCCGGACTCCCGCGTCCccgcaccgccccctcccccgcggcGCCGCGACGCCCAGCGAAGGAGGAGCTGGAGGGCTCCGCGACCGGGGAGACGAACGTCTTGGGCGCCTCACCCGCGTCCTTCCCTCGCGTCCGCCTCGCGCCTGTCACCTCGGCCTCCCTCTCTCGCCTCCTCTCCATCCGCCCCGGGGCCGAACCCCAGGCCCGGTCCCCGAGGGTCCCGGTGCCCCGGGCCGCCCCCTCCTCGGGCTCCCCGCGCCGGCCAGACTGTCCCCGGGACTCCCGCGTCTGTCTCCGCCGTCCTTGCCCGCGCGGCGCCCGAGCCCAGCCCCAAGTTGGCGGCGAAGTTGGCGTCCCCGGTTCGCCACCCGCCACTCACCGGGGGGAAGGGGCGCTGCGCCCGCGCCGAGAGCCCGCGCCGGCCGCCTCCCGCGCGCTGCATGTCCCGGCGCCTCGGCCCCGCGCCCTGGCGCGCTCCGTCCTAGCTCGGCGGGCACCTGAGCCCGGGCAACGCGGGGCCCGTGTCCGCGGCGCGGCCTGGCGGGCTGGGCAGGgccggcccccgccccgcgcccggcGCCCCGCGCCCTCCCGGGGTCCGCTCGGCGCCTGGCTCCGTCCCGGGCTGGGCGGCACGCCGCGCCTCTGGCTCCCAGGGCTCGCCAGCCGGCTGTGGCTGAGCGCTCGCCGCCGCCCGCGcgggcccgccccgccggggcccgccgcctccgccccgccccggcccgccccgccgcccgctcCCCGCTGCTCCAGGCCCCTCCTTGCCCGCCCGCGCGCGGGACGCCTGggtcccttctcccctctccggGGCTGCGTCCCCAGACCCGACACTTGGGGCCAAGTGCGGCCTCGGAGAAACCAACAGCCCGCCTGGAGccctgggttcgagcccgcggctcactagctgtgtgaccttgggccagttcgTTCGAGGATCCCTCGCTCTCTAAAGTGAGACCAGCCTCTTGGGGACTGGCACAAAAGACGGTGAACACGCCTCATAAACTGCAAAGTACTACAGAGACTGAGGTGTTTTTAAAAGGCTTGTCCCTGTGGCTGGACACCAAGACAGGTTGGACCCTCTGGGCCACAAGGCGGGCCTGAGGCAGGCTGCTGCCTGACTCCTCGCTCccactttttctcttcttgttttggtTCTCCGGGGGGCTAACCAGAAAGGCAACTGGCCCGAGGGACCCGCGGAGCAGGCACGATGGGGTCCCAGGGTGCCTGAGGTGTGAGCAGAAGGCAGGCAGGCCGCAGCAGCGGAGCCAAGCCGCCAGAGGGACAGTGGGTTCCAGGCCTGACTGCCAAACACCCTCGGGCCCCCAAGAGTCCCCAGAGCAGGGAGCTGGCTCTGCAGCGCCACCTGGTGACAGGCGGGGAGCCGTGGCTGGAAGGTGACCCCGGGCCCCAAAAGAAGTTGCACACCAACCACCGGCCCTCCGTCACAGCTGTTTTATTTCCAGGATATTCCTGACCTGGTGACCCTCCACAGTCCGGCGGgaaagaggtgggagggaggaaagtcaGCCTGCACTTCCACCCACCCCTAAAGTTATCTCTGGCGAGGGTGACCTTTCGCCAGGGGAAAGCACACAGAGGGCCCTGGAAAAGAGGCGGCCAAGGCCCCGTGCCAGGGCGGGCAGGCGACACAGCTGTGGCTCAGAGTCCTGCTAGCTGACCCAGGCCCTTCTCCCCTGCACAGCATGCCTTCCGTCCCTGCCAGGCTGGGATCTAGGCTCAGCGCCCCAGCAGTCCCAGCATCTCCTGAGGATCCAGCAGCTTCTCCCGGGGCTTCCCAGCACCCTTGCCCCGGGACACTTCCTCGGCATCCAGCTTCTCCCAGTCCGAGAAAGAGACAGGCTGGACccctgaggcacagggaagagaagtcactgcctccacctcctcctccagccccgaGCACCCTTCCCAAGCAGCGGAAAGGCCCAGGGCTGCCCACCACACCTCCCAAGAGCTCACATGGGGCCCAGACCTCGGCTGCTGAGCAGGGCCTCGATGGCTGCATAGCCAGGCCTGGGACCCGGTGGCAGCAGCCCAGCCTTCAGGTCCTGCAACAGCATCTGGCCGGTGAGGAAGCTGTCAGTCATGGTGGTGGCGATGACGCCTGTGGGCCCCCGCTTCACCCAGCCGCTGCAGTAGAGGCCTGGCAGGGGATAACAAAGGGTCAGGAAAGGACAGGTAGCTGGATACTTCTGGCAAGTCTAAGCCCCCAGGGCACACACCTGTgcatgcacacgcgtgcacacccCAAGCACACCCACGCTGGCCCGCGGTCCTGGACTCTTCTCAACCTGTTCCTATCACAGTCTCCATCTCAGTTTCCATCTCAGTCTCCCTGTCGACCAGGAGCTCCTTGAGGGTAGGAGATGGGTCTTGGCCCGCCTCCAGTCTTAGTAGGCCCTTCTAAATACTAGCagaatgggcgcctgggtggctcagtctgttgagcatctgacttcagctcaggtcatgatctcgcagttcgtgggttcaagccccacgttgggctctgtgctgacagctcggagcctggaccctgcttcagattctgtgtctccctctctctctgcccctcccccgcttatgctctctctccatcaaaaataaataaatgtaaaaaaaattaaaaaaaaatactagcagaatgaatgagtgggtatTTAATCAGACTGGAGGCTCCTTTAGGACAGGGGCTGTGGTTTCCTCTCTAGTCCCAGCACCGAGCACAGGGGCCTAGCCCAAAGCACGCCTCAGTCAAGTGACCGACTAGATCACCAGGCATATGTGGGCATGTCGGCTAGACTGAGAACCTCCCTCCTAGCTAGAGCCAGGAGGAGGGTGGCTAGGTCCCAGGACAGCGTCCCGGAACAGCATCCTGGCTCAGAGCAGTTTCTTAGTGCATGTCACTggccgaatgaatgaatgaacggccCCAGGTGATGGCAGCCTCTCCATCCCCCACCATGGTTTCGTGCCCAGATTTCAGCATCCTCTCACCTGGCACATCTACAACCCGGCCTTCCGTATTGGGGATGACCCCAAGCTTGGGGTCAAAGGGCACACTGGGATCGATGGGACGGCTCTTATACCCAACGCTGCTCAGTACCAGCCCACAAGGGAGGTCTTCCGTGTCTCCAGTGGGCACTGCCCGGGCAGCCTCACCGACACCCTGTTGAGGAGAATGTGGGCAACaccgggctggggtggggagactTGAGAAGGCGGGTATCTTTGAGTAACATGAGACTTGCCTCCAGTCTGGTGACTGCCAGGCGAATGCCTGCTGCCCGTCGCCCGTCTGGTGATGGCAGCACCTGCTGGGGGCTTCGGAAAAAGCGGAGGCCCCAGGCGCGGGAGGCCGGTGCCTGGCGGGCAGCGTCCTCTGTCCCTGGCTTCTCTGTGGCTGTTCGAAGCAGCAGTTCTGTGAGCCTCTTCCTCGGGCGGGGGACGTCTGTCAGCAATGAGAACATCTCAGGCCTGGCCCTGGGTTACAGCCCTCGCCCCCATTGCTCTCCCCCGAGCCCTGTCTGACCTAGACCATCCCCTTCCTAGAGAGCTGGGGGGCCAGGTCAGGGCCCCTCACCCTTGATTCTGTCCTGAAGGCCCAAGAAATCCGCAGGATCCAAAATGGGCCGGGTTCCTGGTAACTGAATCATCTCCCGAAGCTCCTTGGGGATGGGAGGTAGGGGAGGAGTTCAGGCCCAGAGCACTGTCCACTCTGGAGCCCACCCCACAGACCAGACCACAGGGGAGACACCCCACCCGCCACCACAGAAGGCACTAGGCCCCAGGGCCCTGCCGGGCTCCCCCTCTTCCACCGTAGGCAGGAGCCATTCTCGGGGGCTCAGTCCTGCCACACCTCCCAAGGGCAGACCATCTATTTGGGACCCTgacccctctccctctggccccggCACCTTAATGGTGAAGGCCACTTGCAGGGGTCCGCGTCGGCCCACTATCCACACCGTCTTCACCCGACTCTGCCTCAGTACCCCCAGGGCAGCCTCTGTGATGTCCGTTTTCTGGCACAAAAGGAGGGCTTAAAGTCATCGGGCACTGACCAGGCAAGGGGCCTTTTCATTTGGCTGTTTCCCTACCCTCAGTGGGGAGAAGCTCTGCAGCCTGAAACGGCACCACTGCCCCACCTGGTGGCCAGATGGAGCACTGCCTCCAATTCTGCAAACGGCTCCAACTAGTAGCCAGCCAGGCTCCTTCCTGCTCTTTCCTTCAACAAGTGTCCACTCAGGGTTTTGCTTGGGCCAGGCACTAGGCaaggggcatgggggtggggtgtcAGTGGTAAGCAAAAGAGACACGGTGCTGGCCCTCACAGAGCTTCTGATCTGGTAAGAGAGAGTGACACTTATCAAATATTCATTAATAAGTATAAAATTGTCATGGTGACAATGTGCCTTGAAACAGAAGTAGACAAGTCTATGAGAGGGTATTATAGGGAAATAGACCTATTAAGGCAGTactggagggcttcctggaggaagggacagcTGAGCCAAGAACTAAAAGATGAACACAGGTCAACTGGCAGGGAGAGTGATGTACACACTGaataggtgtttgtttgtttgtttgtttgtttgtttgtttgtttgttttaaggccCACGTAGCTAGAGTGCAGAAAGCGAAGCAGAAACGGTATGAGGCAAAGCTCACGGGCTGCCTTTCGGAAGGCTTCTGCCTGGCACCATAGGGAAACAGAGGCACTGAGCTCAGTTTGGAGGATGAGGCCTGAACCCTGCAGGCAGTGGCACCGTCTCCTCAGTgtgcccccagcctccccaccccacccccccaccccgcctccagcCCTGACCTACCCACTCACCTCCAGGTGCTCAGGTGGGGTCAGCAGGATCCGGGCCACATCCAGAGCCACATTCCCTTGCCCCAGAATCACGGCTGTGTCACAGCTCAGGTCTGGTGCCAGCTAGTAGGGAGAGGTCCGGGTAGGGCTCCCCTAGCCTTGGCCCCGATCAGTCTCATCTCAGCTCATGCCCAATCCCCAGTCGAGCCCCCAGGCTTCCCCACACTCAGAAAGCCCACCCCACCTGAGCCTCAGCGGAAGCCCCTCCTCTCCTACCCAGCCCCGCCTTCTCCCAGAGGCCTTCCCTGGCTGACCTCCCCCCTCAGGCAGCCTGATGCTTCACATCTCATCTCACTGGGGACCTCCCAGTTTTGGACAGCGGCTCCCTCGCCCCCCAGCTGCGGCATCCAAGAGCCGCCCCTGGCCCTGGCTGAGGGGTAAGGAGGAAGAAGTAGCAGGAGTGCTCCCCAAACTCACCTCCCGGTTCTCAGGAAGCCCGTTGTACCAGCCCACAAAGGCCCGGGCCGAGAACACCCCAGGCAGCTCCTCACCAGGAATTTCCAGGGCCCGATGGTCCTCTGCCCCATAGCTCTGAGGAAAGACCCAGAGTGCTTGGCACCAGCTAAGGGGCCAGGCAGACCCTGGTAGGCCTCCTTCCAGCTCCCCTGCCCAGTGGCTTGGGCCTCACCCCTACCACCTTCCATCCCTCGGCCAGTGGCCGCCCTGCCCCAatcccctgcccaccctgccccccacccgtGGGCACTCACCAGCACCACAGCGTGGTAGGCTGCCCGGAGCTCCGGCACAGCCACGTCCCTGCCCACCACCACATTGCCACGGAAGGCACATCGGGCCGAGCGAGCCGTCTGGGTAAAGGTGTTGATGACATTCTGCAACAGGCCCCAGAGGGGAACGGGTTAGGGGCCGGGCACTTCAGGAACCATGCCTGAGCCACCCTCGCCTCACAATGTCCCCAGGCGGGAACCCGAGTGACATCCACACAGAGCGCCCGGGGTCATTCCATGCAGCCAGGGagccccctttccctcctcaGCGTAATCCATCTCCAAACTCCCTCCTTGGGCCCAGAGAGACCCACCTTCACCTCGGGGTGGTCGGGCGCCACGCCAAAGCGCACCAGGCCGAAGGGCACAAGCTGCTTCTCGTAGATGTCCACGTGGGCCTGGGGGTGGTGCTGGGGAGAGGGCGACAGTcggtggggctgagggagaggctGGGCCCTAGGGCTCCTCCCATCCCCGTTGGGGCAAGAGAGCCCAGCTCAGTGGAGGGTGGACACAAGGAGAAAGAGGGGCCCCCAACTCCCCAGCAGCCTGGAGACCCAGACAAGAGGACTGGGGCAGCATGGTGGCATGGGCAGCCGTGGTCAGCCCTCGGGACTGCCAGCCCATCgcgaggggaggaaggaggcagctcTCCCGCCACTGGAGTTGCGGCCGGGGAGCTTCTTCACCCACTTGGCTCAGGCATGACACGCAGCCCTGCCTTTGAACCCTCCCATACTTCTAGAAATGCTCAGCCAGTCTGATGAGCTGAGAACTACGCTTTGAACTTGAGAGCTGCCTTAGCTCTAGCCTCCACAATCATCCTGTTGGAAAAGGGGTCCACGAGACATGGGAGGGAGGGAcatggaagggagaaggagatcGAAGCGGCTCACTCTCGGTCTTAGAAAAAACGAGCTCACTTATACAGTGGTCCCACGTGGCCTGTTCTCTGGAGCACCTACAGGGGCCACGGGGAAAGCAAAGGGTTGCGGTTGGTCAGACAAGTTGGGTCTGGCTCTGCCACCGACCAGTCACACGGCCCTGGCCAGTCCCGAGATCTGCCTGGGTGTCAGATTCTTCTCTGCAAACCGGGACAGATAACAGCCCCCTCTCGGGGGTGTTGGGAAGCATCCAGAAGGTCAGGACCGTGAGAGATGCTGGGCCACAGCAGGTTTGGAGTCAAGAGGTTGGGGATCCCATGGATGACACTGCCCTGCCTTAGGGCACCCCTATCGGAGGCTCTTGCTGTGATGCTCCCGATTCAATGGGACTCAAGCCAAATAAGCTCCTGCCCACCAGTCGCCCTCACCCCTACAAAGGCTCACACTCACCTCCTCACCTTTGTCCAAATCCCCTCTTGCCCTCCACTCCACTGCCTGCGCCCAAGTCCAggctccccaccacccacctgTCCGAACGTGCCTGGGGAGTTATTTCTGGAGAACTGTAAGGCCCCGGGAAAGTGAATGGTGTAATTGCTGAAACGTCAGCGATGTTCGGGTCTCAAGGCTGTCGAGTGCGATAGCACTATGAGAACAGAGCCCCGTGATCGCCCAGGAGCCAGTTAGGGAACAGACCCACTGTAATTGCTTAACAGTCCTTGAAACCGCACGGCTTCCCTGCATGCTTTCACGTAAACACCAGATGTGTGTTTGGTCTATGTCTGGAGGCTCCTCGTGTCTTCCTCCCACGCTTTAACATTCTTGCGTGTTTCTACCCGGCGAACATGACATAGAGACCACGTGCCGTTTGCTGCTGCTGTTTCGCTGGCAGAGGTCAGCCCTGCACGTCCTCTCGGTCTAAGTGTCTGAGGACTTTGTCTTCAGTGCGTGGCTACACGTGCCTCCTACTGTCCCCATCCAGGCCAGCCACTGGCTGTGCCCGAACCACCTCCCTCACGCCCCACTGATGCCGTCTCCACTCCGCAGGGACCAACCCCAGCCCCTCCGCTGTCCGGCTCTGTCCCACAGCGAAGTTTCTTAACTTCTCCTACAACAGAACAGCTCTTCTGGGTGATGCTTGTGATCAAATGAGCGGGGCCTGAAGCCCTTAGCCCCGCAGTTGACCCACTGTGAGCGTTCAATCAAAAAGGCACCCTTtgaggagcacccgggtggctcagccggttaaatgtccgacttcggctcaggtcaggatctcacagttctgtgggttcaagccccgcgtcgggctctgtgctgacagttcaagagcctggaggctgctttgattctgtgtctccttctctctctctgcccctcctccacttgtgctctccctctctctctcaaaaataaatgaataaacattaagaaaaaaaagctgcCTTTTACCGTTACTGCTGCACGCAATCACCTTGCCCACAAacctgccctgcctgcccaccGCCAAGGGACAGAGTGCAAACTGCTCAGCCTGGCAGACCGTATCATACACAACCTGGCTTTTCATCTTTCATCCTTCTTTCCTGCTATGGAGCCTTCCCTCCTGGTCACACCACCCCCTGCAAGTCCAAGGCCAGCTCCCCAGTGCTAGACCTGCTGGTGTGTTTACTGAGGTCTCTCATGGCCGACCTTGTCTTCAGAGAACTCTCTCTTCTCTGActcagctcccccctccccctctggctgTTCTTTCTCAGGCTTCTTctcttctgcccctgcccccacccaactCCCAATGAAAACATTCTCTGAGGTTCTTCCAATGTgggacccctcccctctcccagacaTACATTCCCTGGGGAAGCTGCAGCCACTCCCTCCTGTGACCTCAGATTCCCATGGACCTGCTGCTGTTCCACTCTCTCCCCTGCCCGGACTGTCCCCTCCAAACCTGAACCCCTGGATGACACTGCAGACCCCTCAAACCCATCCAGATGGAAGTCAACTCCCCATTCCGCCCAAACTCTCCCCTTCTGCTCCTCTGTTCCCTCCCATCCCATCCACCCAGAGCCCAAGCTAGAACCTGGGGCTCCTCCCCGGCTCCCCTCAACCCTGCCCAGTCGGTCAGTCATCCTCCCCTCCTGTGCCCCGCTGCCACGTCCGCAGCTCTCCATTGCTCTCCTGGCCACCTAGTCCTGCCTCCCCGCTCCGCTGTCTACCCTACAGGCAGAGAGACTTTCCTGTCCAAAATGGGCTGCTTGCCTAAAACTTGTCAGTGAAGTCAACCTACTTAGAGCAGTGGGCTTCTGAATCCCctggtcggggcgggggggggggggggggttctgtttAAAATTGTtgattcctggggcgcctgggtggctcagttggttaagcaactgacttctgctcaggatgtggtctcacagctcatgggttcgggccccacgtcaggctctgtgctgacagctcagagcctggagcctgcttcgaattctgtgtctccctctctttctctgcaactTCCCCCActtttgctgtctctctctctctctctcaaaaatagataaatgtaaaaaagtttttttttaattacattgttGATTCCTAGGCCCCAGCCCCAGTTTGATCAGGTGTGAGGTAGGCCCAGAAACGTGCACGGAAATACCTGTCCCGTGGGACTGATGGAAGGAGGGGGAGGTGAGTGGACTGAAAAACTGCCTGCCTGCAGGCCCGGCCGGAGCCTTCCGAGGCGCCCCGGCTCTGGGCTCATCAGCTCTCCACGCTTAACACACAAGCCTGTCTTCCCAAACTCACCTGTCCCCAAAGGGacactctctcctccctccgGGCCTTGCCCATGGGGCTCTCAGTGCCTGGGCCTCTCTTGCCTGCCACCTGCCCCTCGCCCACCTGGCAGCTCCTTCTGTCCTTCAGACAGCACTTTGgacacctcctcctccaggctgaGTTGGGTGCAGCTCTCTGTACACCACGCCCTCCTCCCCGTTTCTTACACTATCAGAGGCTTAGAAACTGTgaactctcttcctctccactccACAACCCCCCTACTTTAGACTGGTATGTCCTTGAGCGTAGGGCCCATGTCTGTCCTGCTCACACCTATGTTCCTACCGTTGAGTCTGCGCCTGGAACGTGTCAGTGTCCAATAAAGGACTATTGAGTGAACAGCCTAGCGTGGTACCTAAGGGCAGCTCTGACCCATAAATACGCAGAATAAGCtcatggttgccagagaggagagggtggagggatgggtaaaatgggtgaaggggagtgggaggcatAGGTTTCCAGTTATctaatgaataagtcacagggatgaaacgTACAGCACGGGCAACACAGGCAACGGTGCTGTGAAAGCCGGgcacggtgacagatggtagctaccctAGGGGGAAACATAACAGTGTCACATACACACTGGGTGGGGGAGAATCACTATGTTGAacgcctgaaactaatgcaacattgtgtatcaactatacttcgattaaaatacatttggggggtggggggtgggggcgcaggtGGTTCACCTACCAGTCAGGaaatctgactcttgaattccactcaggtcatgatctcacagtttgtcagttcaagccccgcatcgggctccatgctgacagtgcagagcctgcttgggattctgtctccctctctccctgcccctccctcgcttgttctctgtctctctctcaaaaataaataaaaatgaacttaaaaaaaataaaaaattggggcacctgggtggctcagtcggtgaagcgtcagactttggctcaggtcatgatcctgcggtttgtgagttcaagccccgcgtcgggctctgtgctgatggctcagagcctggagcctgcttcagattctgtgcctctccatctctcggcccctcccatgctcatgctctgtgtctctctgtctctcaataataaatagatgttaaaaaaaatttttttaaataaaaaataaaaataaatacatgtttttaattaaaaaaaaaagaaaagaaaagagcagccCTGCCATCTGCCTGCCTGCATTGAGAGCCTAGCACCTTCCCCGTCCGGGGGGACTCTGGGCAGTGTCACTCAGCCTCAGTGTCCTGACCTGTGAAGTGAGAGTCAGGACACCTGCTTCAGAGGTTGTCATGGGGAGATGAGATGCTGTACGGTACCTGGCTTGGCTAAGTGCCACTGCCCCTGACATGTTGCACTGTGTTCCTGTCTGGGGAGCACACCCAGTAGCTTGGAACACCCAGTGGGCAAGGACTGGCTTGTAACTGGCTCTGTGTCCATCCCCCGGCACCTCTTACAAGGAAAGCGTGTGCAAGTGTGCAGGTCAGAGCCCCTGCTCACACTGGGGGCACTGAAAAGCCCGCCTGGAAGGCCCAATTTTGCTCCCCAGATTTCAGGCTCAGCTAGCAAGTGCCCCTTACGCAAAACCCTCCCGGATCTCCCCTGACCCTGTGGGATCCCCGGTCTCCATCCCAGGGTCGAGGGCTGTTCTACCACATGCAGTTTGCCCATGCATGACCCCTCCGCACGCAGCAGGTCCTCCCCAAAGCCCGTGGCCTCCTTCAATGAAGCTGAAATGCACCTTCTCCAGGAAACACTTTCTGACTGACTGCACCTCACTTAGCTCATGCCGTTCACATCACAGTAACTAGCTCTTTCCCCTGTGTTGCTTGGTCACTTTTCAGCAGGGTGTCCAACTCACGCCAGTCCCCCCCAAGACTGccccccatttaaaaatttttttaatgtttatttttgagagagagatagcgtgtgagtgggggaggggcagaaagagagagggagacacagaatccgaagcaggctccaggctctgagctgtcagcacagagcccgatgcggggctcgaacccacaaaccatgagatcatgacctgagccgaagttggacgcttaaccaactgagctgctcaggtgccccaatccccCAGGTTTTAATATTGAAAACTCCATGTCCTAGGCAAACTAGGAAGATTGGTTACCCTACTTTTTAAGTTtctgcatgtatgtgtgtataattaatatattcatgCTTCCTCCTGTCTCTCCATAGACACCCCAAGTCCCTCCAAAGTGAGGCCACTGTCTCATGTCTTAGCCTAggtctccatccctcccccctcccaccaatATCTGCCCAAGCCTCAAGGGTAACCAGCAGCCTTGGGGCCCTGCCCACCAAGGCCAACACTGTAAGCCTTGAGACTCTGGCCTTGGGGTGggtggaatgggggggggggggtggagggcagccTGAAAGAACAACATAGCGCTGGAGCATGACGAAGCACCTATAAGGCCAGAAAACTCTGAGAAGAGGGGGTAGCCTCAAGACATAGGATGTtgaggacagaggagagaaagaaagaagggaagatgaGGGGCAGGATACAGTTATCCTGTAGGTCTACACAATCTTCCTGATGGGTTTGGCCAAAGAGGCATCTCAGACCATCTGCCACTGACCGCTGCCTATGAGGCAAACACACTTCTCCCATAGTTGAGGACCTAGACTGGGGAGCCCCAGATGGAGGTGACAAAGCATATAGGAAGTGTCCAGTCTAGATGGACTGGGAGACCCTTTCCCATCAGGGATCCAGGAGTGCTTTTAAAAC
It encodes:
- the FDXR gene encoding NADPH:adrenodoxin oxidoreductase, mitochondrial isoform X2 produces the protein MAPRCWRWWHWSAWRRTRPPLPGSTPTSGGSDEVRDPANAKALRKKRRRGQLGVKLGKLHLLTLLLEQPPQICVVGSGPAGFYTAQHLLKHHPQAHVDIYEKQLVPFGLVRFGVAPDHPEVKNVINTFTQTARSARCAFRGNVVVGRDVAVPELRAAYHAVVLSYGAEDHRALEIPGEELPGVFSARAFVGWYNGLPENRELAPDLSCDTAVILGQGNVALDVARILLTPPEHLEKTDITEAALGVLRQSRVKTVWIVGRRGPLQVAFTIKELREMIQLPGTRPILDPADFLGLQDRIKDVPRPRKRLTELLLRTATEKPGTEDAARQAPASRAWGLRFFRSPQQVLPSPDGRRAAGIRLAVTRLEGVGEAARAVPTGDTEDLPCGLVLSSVGYKSRPIDPSVPFDPKLGVIPNTEGRVVDVPGLYCSGWVKRGPTGVIATTMTDSFLTGQMLLQDLKAGLLPPGPRPGYAAIEALLSSRGVQPVSFSDWEKLDAEEVSRGKGAGKPREKLLDPQEMLGLLGR
- the FDXR gene encoding NADPH:adrenodoxin oxidoreductase, mitochondrial isoform X1; the protein is MAPRCWRWWHWSAWRRTRPPLPGSTPSFRQRFSTQEQPPQICVVGSGPAGFYTAQHLLKHHPQAHVDIYEKQLVPFGLVRFGVAPDHPEVKNVINTFTQTARSARCAFRGNVVVGRDVAVPELRAAYHAVVLSYGAEDHRALEIPGEELPGVFSARAFVGWYNGLPENRELAPDLSCDTAVILGQGNVALDVARILLTPPEHLEKTDITEAALGVLRQSRVKTVWIVGRRGPLQVAFTIKELREMIQLPGTRPILDPADFLGLQDRIKDVPRPRKRLTELLLRTATEKPGTEDAARQAPASRAWGLRFFRSPQQVLPSPDGRRAAGIRLAVTRLEGVGEAARAVPTGDTEDLPCGLVLSSVGYKSRPIDPSVPFDPKLGVIPNTEGRVVDVPGLYCSGWVKRGPTGVIATTMTDSFLTGQMLLQDLKAGLLPPGPRPGYAAIEALLSSRGVQPVSFSDWEKLDAEEVSRGKGAGKPREKLLDPQEMLGLLGR